A window from Luteibacter flocculans encodes these proteins:
- a CDS encoding flagellin, producing the protein MAFHINTNMASFNAQRSLGLTQARLATAYQRLGSGMRINSAKDDAAGLAISTRFTTQIHGLAQGRRNANDGISLAQTSEGALDEVTNNLQRIRQLALQSLNSSNSAEDRKALNAEVAVRLSEITRIATQTSFNGMKVLDGTGDKLSFQVGANIGETIEMGLDRSMRAESVGHLASGVVDLSALFSSKAAQAMPTDWSAAQGAGLGTKTYLGVDVDWAGYTGNSAEEAKTFLKTALGADYEVTIDSKTNDLNIERARGTRLELAKGDLSFATKSGEQIDVVGSFRSVQQVADVLNANGRAGISAFVAADGTLHFNSKSALTVSGAEATKLGFASNYDLDTSASLADGSVLTKDDAYKLIASTDATLETVSAVRSQLGAVQNRLESTIQNLDNIRGNLTEARTRIREADVAEEGAEKSMAMILQQSGMSVLAQANASQQLVLKLLE; encoded by the coding sequence ATGGCGTTTCACATCAATACCAATATGGCGTCGTTCAACGCGCAGCGGTCGCTGGGGCTGACGCAGGCCAGGCTGGCGACCGCTTATCAGCGTCTGGGTTCCGGCATGCGCATCAACAGCGCGAAGGACGATGCGGCGGGGCTTGCCATCTCCACGCGCTTCACGACGCAGATTCATGGTCTGGCTCAGGGGCGGCGCAATGCGAATGACGGCATTTCGCTCGCGCAGACCAGCGAAGGCGCGCTGGATGAAGTGACCAACAATCTGCAGCGCATCCGCCAGCTCGCACTGCAGTCGCTCAACAGTTCGAATTCCGCCGAGGATCGCAAGGCGCTCAACGCCGAGGTGGCGGTGCGGCTCAGCGAGATTACGCGCATCGCCACGCAGACCAGCTTCAACGGCATGAAGGTACTCGACGGAACCGGAGATAAGCTGTCTTTCCAAGTCGGTGCCAATATCGGGGAAACCATCGAAATGGGTCTCGACCGGAGCATGCGGGCGGAAAGCGTCGGGCATCTTGCCAGTGGTGTCGTCGATCTCAGTGCCTTGTTTTCTTCCAAGGCGGCCCAGGCCATGCCAACCGACTGGTCCGCCGCTCAAGGTGCGGGCCTGGGCACGAAGACGTACCTTGGCGTTGACGTGGATTGGGCGGGCTATACCGGGAATAGCGCGGAGGAGGCCAAGACCTTTCTGAAGACGGCGCTGGGTGCCGACTACGAGGTGACGATCGATAGCAAGACCAATGACCTGAACATCGAACGTGCGCGCGGCACGCGACTCGAACTGGCGAAGGGCGATCTGAGCTTTGCGACCAAGTCCGGTGAGCAGATCGACGTCGTCGGTTCGTTCCGTAGCGTGCAGCAGGTCGCCGATGTATTGAATGCGAATGGCCGGGCCGGCATTTCGGCTTTCGTCGCGGCGGACGGAACACTGCACTTCAATTCGAAATCCGCACTGACCGTTTCCGGTGCCGAAGCGACCAAGCTTGGCTTTGCATCGAACTACGATCTGGATACATCGGCCTCGCTGGCCGATGGCTCGGTGCTCACCAAGGACGATGCGTACAAGCTCATCGCGAGTACCGACGCGACACTGGAGACCGTAAGCGCCGTGCGCTCGCAACTCGGTGCGGTGCAGAATCGTCTCGAATCGACGATTCAGAATCTCGACAACATCCGCGGGAACCTCACTGAAGCGCGAACTCGCATCAGGGAAGCCGACGTGGCAGAGGAGGGGGCCGAGAAATCCATGGCGATGATTCTTCAGCAGTCCGGCATGTCCGTGCTTGCGCAGGCCAATGCATCACAGCAACTGGTGCTCAAGCTGCTCGAATGA
- a CDS encoding PilZ domain-containing protein has translation MSDEGWNAFSDRVAWQAAFHATCDACPRPDAAALALINDRNASVLVAVSALMDRRSDSVEDDSPLTQEVARLDAKLNVLMEIVNRLLLPQSGLPPRVPLRFNAAGAVLSWAALPPVGEPVLLKIHFDVCRALPLELPGLRLPGPVDGKGFVGFEGLSEAVRDGIERLVFRQHRRQVAEARALGRPAEGASEPM, from the coding sequence ATGAGCGACGAAGGCTGGAACGCATTTTCGGACCGGGTCGCCTGGCAGGCGGCATTTCACGCCACCTGCGATGCCTGTCCTCGGCCCGATGCGGCCGCCCTCGCGCTTATCAACGACCGAAATGCCAGCGTTCTCGTCGCCGTGTCCGCACTCATGGACCGGCGCAGCGACAGCGTCGAGGACGATAGCCCGCTGACTCAGGAAGTGGCTCGCCTCGATGCGAAGCTCAACGTCCTTATGGAGATCGTGAACCGTCTCTTGCTTCCGCAGTCCGGCCTGCCGCCGCGGGTGCCCCTGCGTTTCAATGCCGCGGGTGCCGTGCTGTCCTGGGCGGCGCTGCCGCCGGTGGGCGAGCCGGTTCTGCTCAAGATCCATTTCGACGTATGCCGGGCTTTGCCTCTGGAGTTGCCCGGCCTTCGCCTGCCCGGGCCGGTGGACGGGAAGGGTTTCGTGGGCTTCGAAGGGCTCTCCGAGGCGGTCCGGGACGGCATCGAACGCCTCGTTTTCCGCCAGCATCGGCGCCAGGTCGCCGAGGCCAGGGCGCTCGGACGGCCCGCGGAAGGCGCCTCCGAGCCCATGTGA
- a CDS encoding sigma-54 dependent transcriptional regulator yields the protein MKSSHFLVVESDSSRADNVVSALAFLGYRPVLARGAQAVEGVEGWRGVYVGNVEDENELESHLAALGRGGRNLPMLVAADSPLATALIADDTRTNNVELVDIPLRYERLSEALRTLQSRMEPAHSNRRFVGQSGPMQRVNALIRQVAPFDSSVLVLGESGSGKELVARTIHDCSPRRDKPFVAINCGAIPAELLESELFGHEKGAFTGAISTRKGRFEMAEGGTLFLDEIGDMSLPMQVKLLRVLQERVFERVGGNRPQRCDVRIIAATHRDLESAIERGGFREDLFYRLSVFPLEMPPLRQRLEDLPALISEFNQRLVQRGLSSVRFSPSAMGALCRYGWPGNVRELSNLVERMAILMPQGEVRAPDLPEKYRGALPVEEVSGAALIAMMEAEPEVTESFSFASEGDPSVLPQGGLDLKDHLAGIEIGLIRQALNSANGVVAHAAKLLRVQRTTLVEKLRKYGLSETVQAG from the coding sequence GTGAAGTCTTCCCACTTTCTCGTCGTCGAATCCGACAGCTCCCGTGCCGACAATGTCGTCTCCGCGCTGGCCTTCCTGGGCTATCGCCCGGTACTGGCCCGCGGTGCGCAGGCGGTCGAGGGTGTCGAAGGCTGGCGTGGTGTCTATGTCGGCAATGTCGAAGACGAGAATGAGTTGGAAAGCCACCTCGCGGCTCTGGGTCGCGGCGGACGCAACCTGCCGATGCTGGTGGCCGCGGACTCCCCGCTCGCCACGGCGCTGATCGCCGACGACACCCGCACCAACAACGTGGAACTGGTTGACATTCCGTTGCGCTACGAGCGCCTGTCGGAAGCCCTGCGCACGCTGCAGTCGCGCATGGAGCCGGCGCATTCCAACCGCCGCTTCGTGGGTCAGTCTGGCCCGATGCAGCGCGTGAACGCCCTGATCCGTCAGGTCGCACCGTTCGACTCGAGCGTGCTGGTGCTCGGCGAATCCGGCAGCGGCAAGGAACTGGTCGCTCGCACCATCCATGACTGCTCGCCGCGCCGCGACAAGCCGTTCGTCGCGATCAACTGTGGCGCGATTCCTGCCGAACTGCTCGAAAGCGAGCTGTTCGGTCACGAGAAGGGGGCCTTCACCGGCGCGATCAGCACCCGCAAGGGCCGCTTCGAGATGGCCGAGGGCGGCACGCTGTTCCTCGACGAAATCGGCGACATGAGCCTGCCCATGCAGGTGAAGCTGCTTCGCGTGCTGCAGGAACGCGTGTTCGAGCGCGTGGGTGGCAATCGTCCGCAGCGCTGCGACGTGCGCATCATCGCCGCGACCCATCGTGATCTCGAGAGCGCCATCGAGCGCGGCGGCTTCCGTGAAGACCTGTTCTACCGCCTCAGTGTGTTCCCGCTGGAAATGCCGCCGCTGCGTCAGCGCCTCGAAGACCTGCCGGCCCTGATCTCCGAGTTCAACCAGCGTCTCGTGCAGCGCGGGCTGTCGTCCGTCCGCTTCTCGCCCAGCGCCATGGGCGCACTCTGCCGCTACGGCTGGCCGGGCAACGTGCGCGAACTGTCCAACCTGGTCGAGCGCATGGCCATCCTCATGCCGCAGGGCGAGGTGCGTGCGCCGGATCTGCCGGAAAAATACCGCGGCGCGCTGCCGGTGGAAGAAGTCTCCGGTGCCGCCCTCATCGCGATGATGGAAGCGGAGCCGGAAGTCACCGAGTCGTTCTCGTTCGCCAGCGAAGGCGATCCGTCCGTGCTGCCGCAGGGTGGCCTGGATCTGAAGGATCACCTCGCCGGTATCGAAATCGGGCTGATCCGCCAGGCGCTCAACTCCGCGAACGGCGTGGTGGCTCATGCAGCGAAGCTGCTTCGCGTCCAGCGCACCACGCTGGTGGAGAAGCTGCGCAAGTACGGTTTGTCCGAGACGGTGCAGGCCGGCTGA
- the fliD gene encoding flagellar filament capping protein FliD gives MATNPVSIGSSSIDVATIVSGLVANKRSAQDKQAAADKQANTTQISAVGNFTSSLTSLQTAIKSLTDGTAFTTQTTSVQDSTVLSASADNTAQPNNYNIVVSKLATSQKTTSAAFTDSKTAVGTGNLTIAIGSKSMSLDIEAGANTLENIRDAINKSKDNPGVNASIVTGTDGAHLVLTSAATGKANAFTVTSSGGDGNLAQFNFDPATGTTPTPAQDAQFTIDGLPATSSSNVVTQAIDGVTVTLSKVGSSSITIANDTTAVSTALGSLVSAYNSFISTYKTLTKYDATNNQVGALIGDATVNSIKSQVSSLLGSQATGTTSGPTSLSNLGVSFQVDGTLKLDTNQLNKVLAQNPKETRNLLSGDNGIAPQLDKLITSWTSTTGILTQRTANLNQKSKDLDDQATAFNQQMDDYAARLTKQYSALDAMMTKLAGTSSYLQQQFDALTANK, from the coding sequence ATGGCCACCAATCCAGTCAGCATCGGTTCCAGTTCCATCGACGTCGCCACGATCGTCAGCGGTCTCGTTGCGAACAAGCGTAGTGCGCAGGACAAGCAGGCCGCGGCCGATAAACAGGCCAATACCACCCAGATTTCCGCGGTGGGCAATTTCACCTCGTCGCTGACCAGCCTGCAGACCGCGATCAAGTCCCTCACGGACGGCACCGCGTTCACCACGCAGACCACCTCGGTCCAGGATTCGACGGTCCTCTCGGCCAGCGCCGACAACACCGCGCAGCCCAACAATTACAACATCGTCGTCAGCAAGCTGGCCACGTCGCAAAAGACCACGTCCGCCGCGTTCACGGACTCCAAGACCGCCGTCGGTACGGGCAACCTCACCATCGCCATCGGCAGCAAGTCGATGAGCCTGGACATCGAAGCCGGCGCGAACACGCTCGAGAACATCCGCGACGCGATCAACAAGTCCAAGGACAATCCTGGCGTCAACGCCAGCATCGTCACCGGTACGGATGGCGCGCATCTTGTGTTGACCTCGGCGGCCACCGGCAAGGCCAATGCCTTCACGGTGACCAGCAGCGGCGGCGACGGCAATCTCGCGCAGTTCAATTTCGATCCGGCCACAGGTACCACGCCGACCCCGGCGCAGGACGCCCAGTTCACGATCGATGGTCTGCCGGCAACGAGTTCGTCCAACGTCGTCACCCAGGCGATCGATGGCGTGACCGTCACCCTGTCGAAGGTCGGCAGCAGCAGCATCACCATCGCCAACGACACGACGGCGGTGAGCACGGCGCTCGGTTCGCTGGTCAGCGCCTATAACTCGTTCATATCGACCTATAAGACGCTGACCAAGTACGACGCCACCAACAACCAGGTCGGCGCGCTGATCGGCGATGCCACGGTCAATTCCATCAAGAGCCAGGTGTCCTCGCTGCTCGGTTCGCAGGCCACCGGCACCACCAGCGGCCCGACGTCGCTCAGCAATCTTGGCGTCTCGTTTCAGGTGGACGGTACGCTCAAGCTCGACACCAACCAGCTCAACAAGGTGCTTGCGCAGAATCCGAAGGAGACCCGCAACCTGCTCAGCGGCGATAACGGGATCGCGCCGCAGCTGGACAAGCTGATCACCAGTTGGACCTCGACCACCGGCATCCTCACTCAGCGCACGGCCAACCTGAACCAGAAGTCGAAGGACCTGGACGATCAGGCCACTGCCTTCAACCAGCAGATGGACGACTATGCCGCCCGCCTCACCAAGCAGTACTCGGCGCTCGACGCAATGATGACCAAGCTGGCGGGCACCAGCAGCTATCTCCAGCAGCAGTTCGACGCGCTGACGGCGAACAAGTAG
- the flgK gene encoding flagellar hook-associated protein FlgK has product MADLLSTGVSGLLASQVGLSTVGHNISNVNTAGYTRQTTTFNARAPEYNGGYYVGRGADAVSVQRAYSQFLTQSVWSATSSQSRALQYAGLTSAANNAVSGSANLQTALDGFFGAVSDVANAPVDTASRQALIGKANTLVSTFRSLSSQFQQIDQQTNQQITAAVGDINSLARSIADLNGEIQRASVGGASPNDLLDARDQAISQLSQIVGVNVSQGSDGMVTVSIGNGQPLVNGTDASKLSTAQNQYDSSRLEVVGPTGSVISNQFGSGSLGAAFDFRTNVLDPARNQLGRAAIALTDAFNKQHAQGVDLNGDAGGKFFDISAPAVFNSTSNKGNAQVTAAVTDVGKLGSADYLMRYDGTKWNVTTTAGVAVPSTGTGTAADPILIDGLALTVPSGTPQAGDSFQIQPTRNAASTISVAVTDTSKIAASGPLMASKGAINTGKATLGALTVTDPTDPAFKTPVSIVFSSPTSYSINGGPAQTYADGDTITGNGWTLKLSGVPAANDTFGVKPAASASGDNGNALALAAVANQGVLDNGVTTVGKSYSQLIAQVGTAGAQANTALDAQQSILDQATSAQQSLSGVNMDEEAASLLRFQQAYAASAQVINAANTIFDSLLSAVRG; this is encoded by the coding sequence ATGGCCGACCTGCTTTCCACCGGTGTTTCCGGACTGCTTGCTTCGCAAGTGGGCCTGTCCACCGTCGGACACAACATCAGTAACGTCAACACGGCCGGGTACACGCGGCAGACCACGACGTTCAACGCGCGCGCGCCGGAATACAACGGTGGCTACTACGTCGGCCGCGGTGCCGATGCCGTCAGCGTGCAGCGCGCGTACAGCCAGTTCCTCACGCAGTCCGTGTGGTCCGCCACGTCAAGCCAGAGCCGGGCGCTCCAGTACGCCGGACTGACGTCGGCCGCGAACAATGCGGTGAGCGGCTCTGCCAATCTGCAGACGGCGCTTGACGGTTTCTTTGGTGCCGTGAGCGACGTGGCAAATGCGCCCGTCGATACCGCGAGTCGCCAAGCCCTGATCGGCAAGGCGAATACGCTGGTCTCCACGTTCCGCTCGCTGTCGTCGCAGTTCCAGCAGATCGATCAGCAGACCAACCAGCAGATCACCGCCGCCGTTGGCGACATCAACAGCCTCGCGCGCAGCATTGCCGACCTCAACGGCGAGATTCAGCGTGCGTCAGTCGGTGGCGCCTCTCCCAACGACTTGCTCGATGCGCGCGACCAGGCGATCTCCCAGCTCTCGCAGATCGTCGGCGTGAACGTCAGCCAGGGCAGCGACGGCATGGTCACCGTGTCGATCGGCAACGGCCAGCCGTTGGTGAACGGCACCGACGCCTCGAAACTATCCACGGCGCAGAATCAGTACGACTCCTCGCGCCTGGAAGTCGTCGGTCCCACCGGTTCGGTCATCAGCAATCAGTTCGGTTCAGGCTCGCTCGGCGCTGCGTTCGACTTCCGTACGAACGTGCTCGATCCGGCGCGCAACCAACTGGGACGCGCTGCCATTGCGCTCACCGACGCGTTCAACAAGCAGCACGCGCAAGGTGTCGATCTCAACGGCGATGCGGGCGGGAAGTTCTTCGACATCAGCGCCCCGGCGGTCTTCAACAGCACCAGCAATAAGGGCAACGCGCAGGTAACGGCGGCCGTCACCGACGTCGGCAAGCTGGGCAGTGCCGATTACCTCATGCGCTATGACGGCACCAAGTGGAACGTCACCACGACTGCGGGCGTCGCCGTGCCGTCGACGGGTACCGGCACAGCGGCCGATCCGATCCTTATCGATGGTCTGGCGCTCACAGTGCCGTCCGGCACGCCGCAGGCAGGTGACAGCTTCCAGATCCAGCCGACCCGTAACGCCGCCTCCACCATCAGCGTGGCGGTGACCGATACCAGCAAGATCGCGGCGTCCGGGCCGTTGATGGCGAGCAAGGGCGCGATCAACACGGGCAAGGCGACGCTCGGCGCCCTTACCGTCACCGACCCCACCGATCCGGCCTTCAAGACGCCGGTCAGCATCGTGTTCAGCTCGCCCACCTCGTACTCGATCAACGGTGGCCCGGCCCAGACCTATGCGGACGGCGACACGATCACTGGCAACGGGTGGACCCTCAAGCTTTCCGGTGTACCTGCCGCTAACGACACGTTCGGTGTGAAACCCGCAGCGTCGGCCAGCGGCGACAACGGCAATGCGCTCGCCCTGGCGGCGGTAGCCAATCAGGGCGTGCTCGACAATGGTGTCACCACGGTCGGCAAGTCCTACAGCCAGTTGATCGCCCAGGTCGGCACCGCGGGTGCCCAGGCGAACACGGCGCTGGACGCGCAGCAAAGCATCCTCGACCAGGCCACGTCGGCCCAGCAGAGTCTTTCGGGAGTGAACATGGACGAAGAGGCGGCGAGTCTCCTGCGCTTTCAGCAGGCTTATGCGGCGTCGGCACAGGTGATCAATGCGGCCAACACCATCTTCGATTCCCTTCTGAGCGCGGTACGAGGCTGA
- a CDS encoding flagellar protein FliT — protein MTEVWCDLDRALVLTESMHAAASESRWDDLTELEAQREPVLRAGSMRPAPETLETLKSIMLLDGLIKDLVSVARDEAAVAWETSRRVRRAVAAYSSF, from the coding sequence ATGACCGAGGTCTGGTGCGATCTCGATCGGGCGCTGGTCCTGACCGAATCGATGCACGCAGCGGCCAGCGAGAGTCGCTGGGACGATCTCACCGAACTCGAAGCACAGCGCGAGCCCGTATTGCGCGCGGGCAGCATGCGGCCCGCGCCGGAAACGCTCGAAACCTTGAAGTCCATCATGCTGCTGGATGGCCTCATCAAGGATCTGGTCTCGGTCGCTCGCGACGAAGCGGCGGTGGCCTGGGAAACTTCCCGCCGCGTGCGCCGCGCGGTGGCCGCGTATAGTTCGTTCTAA
- the fliS gene encoding flagellar export chaperone FliS → MALGYSQGAGAYQQVRTQGGIETADPHGLITMLMDGALERMRFARGCIATGNVAGKGEAISKALEIVGGLQSALNPEVKTPLVNQLDALYDYMSRRLLEANVHSDPEALDEVSRLLGQIRQSWVAIPVEARQVAGAGA, encoded by the coding sequence ATGGCACTCGGATATTCCCAGGGCGCAGGCGCCTACCAGCAGGTCCGTACGCAGGGCGGCATCGAAACCGCCGATCCGCACGGGCTCATCACCATGCTCATGGATGGCGCGCTGGAACGCATGCGCTTCGCCCGCGGCTGCATCGCCACGGGCAATGTGGCGGGCAAGGGCGAAGCGATTTCGAAGGCACTGGAAATTGTCGGTGGCCTGCAATCGGCGTTGAATCCCGAGGTGAAGACGCCGCTGGTGAATCAGCTCGACGCGCTGTACGACTACATGAGTCGCCGCTTGCTCGAAGCCAACGTGCACAGCGACCCCGAGGCGCTTGACGAAGTCAGCCGTCTGCTCGGCCAGATCCGCCAGAGCTGGGTGGCCATTCCTGTCGAGGCACGCCAGGTGGCCGGAGCCGGGGCATGA
- the fliE gene encoding flagellar hook-basal body complex protein FliE, whose translation MTTIDVNSLLLQMRRISAQTEMPALRGVGEAAPAAKGEFGDLLKQSIEGVAKTQDKAAKMSAAFERGDPGIDLAQVMIQGQKADLSFRAMTEVRNKMVDAYKEIMNMSI comes from the coding sequence ATGACCACGATCGACGTCAACAGCCTCCTGCTCCAGATGCGCCGCATCAGCGCGCAAACCGAGATGCCCGCCCTGCGCGGTGTGGGCGAGGCGGCTCCGGCGGCCAAGGGGGAGTTCGGCGATCTGCTCAAGCAGTCGATCGAGGGTGTGGCGAAGACGCAGGACAAGGCCGCGAAGATGTCGGCGGCTTTCGAGCGTGGCGATCCGGGCATCGATCTGGCGCAGGTGATGATCCAGGGGCAGAAGGCCGATCTTTCGTTCCGCGCCATGACCGAGGTGCGCAACAAGATGGTCGATGCGTACAAAGAAATCATGAACATGTCGATCTGA
- the flgL gene encoding flagellar hook-associated protein FlgL, whose product MRISTSWGQQQAVNTLLDRQYQMSQTQLALGNGKAIQTPADNPAAAARAVDTNSASAQNDQYTRNIQSATTRLSVEEQALSSAGDILDRIRSLTLEGMNGTQTDESRQSIATELRQTLKQLVALGNTRDGQGEYVFAGSRTTTQPFTADGLNVSYGGDQNQRMVAAAAGLQVATGDSGSDVFMSIRGGNGTFVTTAGAANTGSAVVGATSVTDASSWDGGNYTITFTSPTDYEIRDAAALPTDPPLSTGTYTGETGTINFKGAQLNITGTPATGDTFAVGPSSSQDVFSTVAGIINAFEAPGGGAPMNNQINAQLQNLDQASTSFLNTRTKIGARMNILDQQKAIGDDTKLQYDTTLSNLQDLDYASASSKFVQQQTALTAAQQAFVKMQNLTLFNYLK is encoded by the coding sequence ATGCGCATTTCCACTTCTTGGGGTCAGCAGCAGGCGGTCAACACACTGCTCGATCGCCAGTACCAGATGTCGCAGACGCAGCTGGCGCTCGGCAACGGCAAGGCCATCCAGACGCCTGCCGACAATCCGGCCGCCGCGGCCCGCGCGGTGGATACCAATTCCGCCAGCGCACAGAACGATCAGTACACGCGCAACATCCAATCGGCCACCACGCGCCTGTCGGTCGAAGAGCAGGCGCTCTCGTCGGCCGGCGACATCCTCGACCGCATCCGCTCGCTCACGCTGGAAGGCATGAACGGCACGCAGACGGATGAATCGCGCCAGTCGATCGCCACCGAGTTGCGGCAGACGCTCAAGCAGCTTGTCGCACTGGGCAATACACGAGATGGGCAGGGCGAATATGTCTTCGCTGGCAGCCGGACGACCACCCAGCCGTTCACCGCGGATGGTCTCAACGTGAGCTACGGCGGCGATCAGAACCAGCGCATGGTCGCGGCGGCAGCCGGCTTGCAGGTCGCCACCGGTGACAGCGGCTCGGATGTGTTCATGTCCATCCGTGGCGGCAATGGCACCTTCGTCACCACCGCAGGCGCAGCCAATACGGGATCGGCCGTGGTCGGCGCCACGTCGGTGACCGATGCGTCGTCCTGGGATGGCGGCAACTACACGATTACCTTTACCTCGCCCACGGATTACGAAATTCGCGATGCCGCTGCGCTTCCCACCGATCCGCCGCTGAGCACGGGTACGTATACAGGCGAAACTGGCACGATCAATTTCAAGGGTGCGCAGCTCAACATCACGGGCACGCCGGCGACCGGCGACACCTTTGCGGTCGGACCGTCGTCGTCGCAGGACGTCTTTTCCACCGTCGCGGGCATCATCAATGCCTTCGAAGCGCCCGGCGGTGGCGCACCAATGAACAACCAGATCAACGCGCAACTGCAGAATCTGGATCAGGCCTCCACGAGCTTCCTCAACACGCGCACGAAGATCGGCGCGCGGATGAACATTCTCGACCAGCAGAAAGCGATCGGCGACGACACGAAGCTGCAGTACGACACCACGCTGTCCAATCTGCAGGATCTCGACTACGCCAGCGCATCGAGCAAGTTCGTGCAGCAGCAGACCGCGCTGACCGCGGCACAGCAGGCTTTTGTGAAGATGCAGAATCTGACGTTGTTCAATTATCTGAAGTAG
- a CDS encoding flagellin — protein MALTINTNIMSLNAQRNLGASQTKLASAIERLSSGNRINSAKDDAAGLAISTRFTTQINGLNQAVRNANDGISLSQTTESALDEVTNNLQRIRELAVQSTNASNSASDRAALDSEVQQRLSEVTRIATQTNFNGMKVLDGSANQLSFQVGANVGEVITVGLDKGVKANQVGQLATGSIGGFKAAANTAGVTTASSVIADYTANFSITVDGQTAAVTGATDQASFLTKLNTALTAGTSGATASFDATNHLVLTSGTTGKASTAPVVAGTDVAQLGTLKTVDGVDAGSAAPVTLGNVTLQVGSNPAFSLSGTYNTAQDLADAVNAKSGDGINAYVGSDGAVKFASASTITVGGTAADITASGLTAGAINVATTTTLADSSIKTVDGANDTINRVDAALQSISDLRSNLGAVQNRFESTISNLQNISQNLTASKSAITDADFAQETANMSSAQILQQAGVSVLAQANQSQQIVQKLLQ, from the coding sequence ATGGCTCTGACCATCAACACCAACATCATGTCGCTGAACGCTCAGCGCAACCTGGGCGCTTCGCAGACGAAGCTCGCTTCGGCCATTGAGCGTCTGTCGTCGGGTAACCGCATCAACAGCGCGAAGGACGACGCCGCCGGCCTCGCCATTTCGACCCGCTTCACCACGCAGATCAACGGCCTGAACCAGGCAGTCCGCAACGCCAACGACGGTATCTCGCTGTCGCAGACCACCGAGTCGGCGCTGGACGAAGTCACGAACAACCTGCAGCGCATCCGTGAGCTGGCCGTGCAGTCGACCAACGCGTCGAACTCGGCGAGCGACCGCGCCGCGCTGGACTCCGAAGTGCAGCAGCGTCTCTCGGAAGTGACCCGTATTGCCACGCAGACCAACTTCAACGGCATGAAGGTCCTCGACGGTTCGGCCAACCAGCTGAGCTTCCAGGTCGGTGCCAACGTCGGTGAAGTGATCACCGTCGGCCTCGACAAGGGCGTGAAGGCCAACCAGGTCGGCCAGCTCGCTACCGGTTCGATCGGCGGTTTCAAGGCTGCCGCCAACACGGCCGGCGTCACGACCGCTTCCAGCGTCATCGCTGACTACACCGCGAACTTCTCGATCACGGTTGATGGCCAGACTGCCGCCGTGACCGGCGCCACCGATCAGGCGAGCTTCCTCACCAAGCTGAACACGGCGCTGACCGCCGGCACCTCGGGTGCCACCGCCAGCTTCGACGCCACGAACCACCTCGTCCTCACCAGCGGCACCACGGGCAAGGCTTCCACCGCTCCGGTCGTTGCGGGTACGGACGTCGCCCAGCTCGGCACGCTCAAGACCGTCGATGGTGTGGACGCCGGCTCGGCCGCTCCGGTCACGCTCGGTAACGTCACCCTGCAGGTCGGCAGCAACCCCGCATTCAGCCTGTCCGGTACGTACAACACCGCGCAGGATCTGGCTGACGCCGTCAACGCCAAGTCGGGCGATGGCATCAATGCCTACGTGGGTTCGGACGGTGCGGTGAAGTTTGCCTCGGCCTCCACGATCACGGTGGGCGGTACCGCTGCCGACATCACGGCCTCCGGCCTGACGGCTGGCGCGATCAACGTCGCCACCACGACCACGCTGGCCGATTCCAGCATCAAGACGGTCGATGGCGCCAACGACACGATCAACCGCGTCGATGCCGCTCTCCAGTCGATCTCGGACCTCCGTTCGAACCTCGGCGCCGTGCAGAACCGCTTCGAGTCCACGATCTCCAACCTGCAGAACATCTCGCAGAACCTGACCGCGTCGAAGTCGGCCATCACCGACGCCGACTTCGCCCAGGAAACGGCGAACATGTCCTCGGCGCAGATCCTGCAGCAGGCCGGCGTCTCGGTCCTGGCCCAGGCCAACCAGAGCCAGCAGATCGTCCAGAAGCTCCTCCAGTAA